One window of the Archangium primigenium genome contains the following:
- a CDS encoding cytochrome P450: protein MSDNTEPTPVTTSPDVLPPGPSSALWTSVRYATDPVSLYRDLTRYGDGHTVTMPLQMGPVVVAYSPQAAKDILTADISTFDLYGPDALAMVFRPRSLVMLTGAEHTRERKLLMPPFSRRQILAAYAVTMRETALQYASELAQGGPFVMQKLAQRIMLQVVIRDMFGVTEPAEQDELRLRIRELFEASSPALIFFPALRRPFGGLGPYATWQRADARLTQLIHGLIARRRGEPSGAKVDLLSLLLTARYEDGSVPSDEVVHDELMALFLAGHAATATTISWVFYWLHRHPETLAKVRQELATLPMDVAPERYTELPYLDAVCNETMRIYPPVADLYRKLRTPLRIGSRTIPAGTGVAVFTTMLHAREDLFPEPLRFHPERFDARRYTPFEFMPYGAGARRCIGASFAHQSLQIVVATILRHWELGLESSQEEKAVRQGVGVGPKNGVRMRILRASTQEPAPVAAPSRAVNS, encoded by the coding sequence ATGTCTGACAATACTGAACCGACACCTGTGACGACTTCCCCGGACGTCCTTCCTCCAGGCCCCTCCAGCGCGCTCTGGACCTCGGTCCGCTATGCGACCGATCCCGTGAGTCTCTACCGGGACCTCACCCGGTATGGCGATGGCCACACCGTCACGATGCCGCTTCAGATGGGGCCCGTCGTGGTGGCCTACAGCCCGCAGGCCGCCAAGGACATCCTGACCGCGGACATCTCGACGTTCGATCTCTACGGCCCGGATGCGCTGGCCATGGTCTTCCGGCCGCGCTCCCTCGTCATGCTGACGGGAGCCGAACACACCCGGGAGCGCAAGCTCCTGATGCCGCCGTTCAGCCGCCGGCAGATCCTCGCCGCCTATGCCGTGACCATGCGGGAGACGGCGCTCCAGTACGCGAGCGAGCTGGCCCAGGGCGGGCCGTTCGTCATGCAGAAGCTCGCCCAGCGCATCATGCTCCAGGTGGTCATCCGCGACATGTTCGGCGTGACGGAGCCCGCCGAGCAGGACGAGCTCCGGCTGCGCATTCGCGAGCTCTTCGAGGCGTCGTCCCCCGCGCTCATCTTCTTCCCCGCGCTCCGCCGTCCCTTCGGCGGGCTGGGCCCGTACGCCACGTGGCAGCGCGCCGACGCACGGCTGACCCAGCTCATCCATGGGCTCATCGCCAGGCGCCGCGGCGAACCGTCTGGCGCGAAGGTGGACCTCCTGTCCCTCCTGCTCACGGCGCGCTACGAGGACGGCAGCGTCCCCAGCGACGAGGTCGTCCACGACGAGCTGATGGCGCTGTTCCTCGCCGGGCACGCGGCGACGGCGACGACCATCTCCTGGGTGTTCTACTGGCTGCACCGCCATCCGGAGACGCTGGCGAAGGTGCGCCAGGAACTGGCCACGCTGCCGATGGACGTCGCGCCGGAGCGCTACACCGAGCTGCCCTACCTCGACGCGGTCTGCAACGAGACCATGCGCATCTACCCGCCCGTGGCCGACCTGTACCGCAAGCTCCGGACTCCGCTCCGCATCGGCTCGCGCACCATTCCGGCGGGGACCGGCGTCGCCGTGTTCACGACGATGCTTCACGCGCGGGAGGACCTCTTCCCGGAGCCGCTGCGCTTCCACCCCGAGCGCTTCGACGCGCGCAGATACACCCCCTTCGAATTCATGCCGTATGGAGCGGGCGCACGGCGCTGCATCGGTGCCTCCTTCGCCCACCAGTCGCTGCAGATCGTCGTCGCGACGATCCTGCGCCACTGGGAGCTGGGCCTGGAGTCCTCGCAGGAGGAGAAGGCGGTGCGTCAGGGGGTTGGCGTGGGACCCAAGAACGGGGTGCGGATGCGCATCCTGCGTGCCTCGACCCAGGAGCCGGCGCCGGTCGCCGCCCCATCCCGAGCGGTGAATTCATGA